The Nothobranchius furzeri strain GRZ-AD chromosome 6, NfurGRZ-RIMD1, whole genome shotgun sequence genome includes a region encoding these proteins:
- the aplf gene encoding aprataxin and PNK-like factor — MSGFELVPVEGGDPVHLLPGETVLGRGPLLGISDTRVSRNHGLLENRNGLRLKPTHLNPCFVQSSLDDDPRPLQRGSWHQLHHGDLFSLLPGRLIFRVEAVEEEHTPRNSQNYEDEATRPDVESSPGVEPEQNRASPQPAAQNGGGSNRLSVRPDKPTQQVAGALEAPSAPRRRVLPAWMSAAVSAGSLSSVPSPVKKNKQAAAPATPTVTSLPDGAELSDEEEEEEEEPRKRRKMSKDEKHQSETGDPAESSVRFEPKPSRLKVTDKAAGHSASEQEDKEKSRPQVRTPCPYGKDCYRKNPVHFQECSHPGDPDFEEEDRPECPYGTDCYRKNPLHLQQFSHTKKPVRSTRNVTKLPPDEDEEDSGGDDSFINDDSVDVGDDSDFVPPDSDDSEQEDVQSLQKEAKAFLKKRK, encoded by the exons ATGTCCGGATTCGAACTCGTCCCGGTTGAAGGCGGAGATCCAGTACACCTTTTGCCGGGTGAGACTGTGTTAGGCCGGGGTCCGTTACTGGGC ATCAGTGATACCAGAGTGTCGCGGAACCACGGGCTCCTGGAGAACCGGAACGGACTCAGACTCAAACCG ACCCACCTGAACCCGTGTTTCGTTCAGTCCTCGCTGGATGATGACCCTCGACCTCTGCAGAGAGGCTCCTGGCACCAGCTGCATCATGGAGACCTGTTCTCTCTGCTGCCGGGTCGACTGATCTTCAGGGTGGAGGCTGTTGAAGAGGAGCACACGCCCAG GAACAGTCAGAACTATGAAGATGAAGCTACCAGACCAGATGTGGAATCTTCTCCAGGTGTTGAACCGGAACAGAATCGAGCTTcacctcagccagcagctcagaacGGGGGCGGGTCCAACCGTCTCAGCGTGAGACCG GACAAACCGACCCAACAGGTGGCCGGAGCTCTGGAGGCTCCGTCTGCTCCCAGGAGGAGGGTTCTACCAGCATGGATGTCTGCAGCTGTCTCAGCCGGGAGTCTGTCCTCAG TTCCGTCGCCtgtgaagaaaaacaaacaagctGCTGCGCCGGCCACGCCCACTGTCACATCCTTACCAGATGGGGCGGAGCTcagtgatgaggaggaggaggaggaggaggagccaagaaaaagaagaaagatgagcaAAGATGAAAAACATCAATCTGAAACA GGTGATCCTGCTGAGTCCTCAGTCAGATTTGAGCCGAAACCCAGCAGGTTAAAGGTCACCGACAAGGCAGCAGGACACTCTGCATCTGAGCAGGAGGACAAAGAGAAGTCTAGACCTCAGGTCAGAACTCCGTGTCCGTATGGGAAGGACTGCTACAG GAAGAACCCAGTCCATTTCCAGGAATGTAGTCACCCCGGTGACCCAGACTTCGAGGAGGAGGACCGACCCGAGTGCCCGTACGGTACCGACTGTTACAG GAAAAATCCTCTTCACCTGCAGCAGTTCAGCCACACAAAGAAACCCG TTCGATCCACTCGGAACGTCACCAAACTTCCCCCTGATGAAGACGAGGAAGACTCCGGAGGGGACGACAGCTTTATTAATGACGACAGCGTGGACGTTGGTGACGACTCAGACTTTGTCCCGCCGGACTCAGACGACAGTGAGCAGGAGGACGTCCAGAGCCTGCAGAAAGAAGCCAAGGCCTTCCTGAAGAAGAGGAAGTAG
- the prokr1a gene encoding prokineticin receptor 1a isoform X2 has product MENLTNSSGSVADHHMTSYELDYDVPLDELPDTTQGRAFFVATLIIAVVLVGIMLVCGVGNCLFIASLVRFKQLRNRTTLLIVNLAVSDVLVAVICCPFLLDYYVVKKLSWDHGLLLCASTNYLRTVSLYVSTNALLAIAVDRYMAILYPLKPRMKHQTAYCAVLMLWVIPIFISIPSAYMASETTYLHDKGQTHKTFCAQIWPVDQQISRELWFKDVPGFQTTQILRKLHRRRRRVVLLILVLAAYVLCWAPYYSFTLLRDFYPTLISRNRNSLVAFYIIECVAMSNGVINTLCFVGVRNNAKHLSKMGTFPLKLLSLVCRRSLDGSETQTSSLRVTELRGVSREGPGVAHATLRI; this is encoded by the exons ATGGAAAACCTGACCAACAGCAGCGGGTCTGTGGCAGACCACCACATGACCAGCTACGAGTTGGACTACGACGTTCCTCTGGATGAGCTCCCAGACACCACACAGGGCAGAGCGTTCTTCGTGGCCACCCTCATCATCGCCGTGGTTCTGGTGGGAATCATGCTGGTCTGTGGAGTGGGCAACTGCCTCTTCATTGCCAGCCTGGTTCGCTTTAAGCAGCTGAGGAACCGCACCACCCTGCTGATCGTTAACCTGGCCGTGTCGGACGTCCTGGTGGCGGTCATCTGCTGCCCCTTCCTGTTGGACTACTACGTGGTGAAGAAGCTGTCCTGGGACCACGGCCTTTTGCTCTGCGCCTCCACCAACTACCTACGAACAGTGTCTCTCTATGTGTCCACCAACGCCCTGCTGGCCATCGCCGTGGACAG GTACATGGCAATCCTCTACCCTCTAAAGCCTCGGATGAAGCACCAGACGGCGTACTGTGCGGTTCTGATGCTTTGGGTCATTCCCATCTTCATCTCCATCCCCTCAGCCTACATGGCCTCAGAGACCACCTACCTCCACGACAAAGGTCAAACCCACAAGACGTTCTGCGCTCAGATCTGGCCCGTGGACCAGCAG ATCTCCAGAGAACTGTGGTTCAAAGATGTTCCTGGATTCCAGACGACGCAGATCCTGAGGAAACTGCACAGGCGCCGCAGGAGGGTGGTGTTGCTGATTTTGGTGCTGGCAGCCTACGTCCTGTGCTGGGCGCCGTACTACAGCTTCACCCTGCTGCGGGACTTCTACCCCACCCTCATCTCCAGGAACAGGAACTCCTTGGTGGCCTTCTACATTATTGAGTGCGTCGCCATGAGCAACGGGGTCATCAACACCCTGTGCTTTGTGGGTGTCCGGAATAACGCTAAACACCTCAGTAAGATGGGCACATTTCCACTGAAGCTACTGAGTTTAGTTTGCAGAAGGTCTCTGGATGGAAGTGAGACTCAGACGTCCTCTCTGCGGGTGACGGagctcaggggcgtgtccagggaggggcctggggtagcacatgccacccttagaatctga
- the prokr1a gene encoding prokineticin receptor 1a isoform X1, which translates to MENLTNSSGSVADHHMTSYELDYDVPLDELPDTTQGRAFFVATLIIAVVLVGIMLVCGVGNCLFIASLVRFKQLRNRTTLLIVNLAVSDVLVAVICCPFLLDYYVVKKLSWDHGLLLCASTNYLRTVSLYVSTNALLAIAVDRYMAILYPLKPRMKHQTAYCAVLMLWVIPIFISIPSAYMASETTYLHDKGQTHKTFCAQIWPVDQQVYYRAYFLLIFALEFVGPVTIMVFCYTQISRELWFKDVPGFQTTQILRKLHRRRRRVVLLILVLAAYVLCWAPYYSFTLLRDFYPTLISRNRNSLVAFYIIECVAMSNGVINTLCFVGVRNNAKHLSKMGTFPLKLLSLVCRRSLDGSETQTSSLRVTELRGVSREGPGVAHATLRI; encoded by the exons ATGGAAAACCTGACCAACAGCAGCGGGTCTGTGGCAGACCACCACATGACCAGCTACGAGTTGGACTACGACGTTCCTCTGGATGAGCTCCCAGACACCACACAGGGCAGAGCGTTCTTCGTGGCCACCCTCATCATCGCCGTGGTTCTGGTGGGAATCATGCTGGTCTGTGGAGTGGGCAACTGCCTCTTCATTGCCAGCCTGGTTCGCTTTAAGCAGCTGAGGAACCGCACCACCCTGCTGATCGTTAACCTGGCCGTGTCGGACGTCCTGGTGGCGGTCATCTGCTGCCCCTTCCTGTTGGACTACTACGTGGTGAAGAAGCTGTCCTGGGACCACGGCCTTTTGCTCTGCGCCTCCACCAACTACCTACGAACAGTGTCTCTCTATGTGTCCACCAACGCCCTGCTGGCCATCGCCGTGGACAG GTACATGGCAATCCTCTACCCTCTAAAGCCTCGGATGAAGCACCAGACGGCGTACTGTGCGGTTCTGATGCTTTGGGTCATTCCCATCTTCATCTCCATCCCCTCAGCCTACATGGCCTCAGAGACCACCTACCTCCACGACAAAGGTCAAACCCACAAGACGTTCTGCGCTCAGATCTGGCCCGTGGACCAGCAGGTGTACTACCGCGCCTACTTCCTCCTCATCTTTGCTCTGGAGTTTGTGGGTCCAGTGACCATCATGGTCTTCTGCTATACTCAGATCTCCAGAGAACTGTGGTTCAAAGATGTTCCTGGATTCCAGACGACGCAGATCCTGAGGAAACTGCACAGGCGCCGCAGGAGGGTGGTGTTGCTGATTTTGGTGCTGGCAGCCTACGTCCTGTGCTGGGCGCCGTACTACAGCTTCACCCTGCTGCGGGACTTCTACCCCACCCTCATCTCCAGGAACAGGAACTCCTTGGTGGCCTTCTACATTATTGAGTGCGTCGCCATGAGCAACGGGGTCATCAACACCCTGTGCTTTGTGGGTGTCCGGAATAACGCTAAACACCTCAGTAAGATGGGCACATTTCCACTGAAGCTACTGAGTTTAGTTTGCAGAAGGTCTCTGGATGGAAGTGAGACTCAGACGTCCTCTCTGCGGGTGACGGagctcaggggcgtgtccagggaggggcctggggtagcacatgccacccttagaatctga